The genomic segment ttcttattatatattcgGAGTCTACGAACTATAGGCTACACGTTGATATAAAGTCTTCATAAtttgacggatgttgtaaataccctattatttgaagttaattaattatGGTGTATTTGATAgtagtattgtgaattaaatacactAAATTGTTGAACGAtaagaatttataatcgagttttatgtttttttgaattaattgttgttgggctatttgatgttATATGTTTAGGCTGTTATGATTGTGTTGATACGGTGACAATGATCTGATATTGTTGTTAATTTATTTAGATACCCCACAAGCCTCAGGATCAAAGAAATATccagattttatatatactcgattatcaggtacgtgttgacgtacgagcatacgttattgtttagtattgataAATAATATTGTGTTGAACGATGGTAAATTACCGGaattgggtgatttgatataatatttgctgttgtttattattgttgatgttGTTGGCAGCTGTTGTTGGGAGACGTCacgttgatgttgttcgttcgacgatattacTGTCGCCGGatttggggtgcgacgtatcgttgttgttattcgttcgacgatattgctgtcgccggtgttggggtgcgatgtatcgtcgatgttgttgttcattcgacgatattgctgtcgccggagttGGGGTGCAACGTATGGTCGATGTTATTGTTGCAGTGTGATGTTGTTTAGGTTGTTGATGACTGATTGTCCAGAAACGGAAAATGAGGTATTTctgttatcatttcagttatatcttatgttgttgttaatataactgttatgtataacgatgatgattgttgtctATGCTCACCCTTTGGGGGCTGTTTCTGTTGGATAGGTTACAGGACTATGCAGTGTGACATGATAgtggtgaaggactaggtgtgtctagtcaaacagtGTTGTAATTGATAGTAGATAGAGACTGTATAGTTTATTGTCTCATTTGAGTTTTttgtgtgtatttattatactgtttctgctACAATGAAGTAGATGGTgtggtgattgcactattttatcgtatattcattatattattacgtcgttgagaagaaaatgtttatgcatatgACATCACATGTTGTACGATTACGTGGCGATGTTTGGGGCGCCACTTTCAGTTTAAGAGATCATCATTCATTCTTAAGGACACCAGTTACGCCAATGGGATAAAATGATTATTTGATAAGTTTTTCAGTACTCTATTAAAAATACACTACATTTTGTATGGATGTAAAAGAATGATGATGTGGAAAAAATACATGTCAACAGACACATTTATTTGAAACATATCTTTTTTGAAACATGATACCATTTGAATTAGAGCATATAAATAGAGAAGAAATTCATTTTAGTGAAGCTCTACGACCTTTACACTTCAAGCATTAAACCTTTCAGATATTTGAGCTAAACTTAGTCAGTCAAGCTTACTTTACAGATAATCGTACCTGATCATTGATGATCATTAAGTGTTAGGAGAATTCATTGTATTAGATAATAGTTTATATAGTGTTTCTTTGTTCAGTTGAGTAGATTGGGAGTtccagttttggcagtgttaaaaCCATACTGAACTACGTTTTTACAAATTGCTTGTAAAGATTAAAGTCTTCTATTGTGAGTCTTCAGTTCtctgaacatccagaaacaaaattgcatacattttattttcaatttacgTATCCAAGTCATTATTTGAACTGTTCTAATATGTTAATTTGGATTCTTTCCGCAAATCTGTCATACTCAATCAAAACAAGTTAAACAGACCTAATTATCATGGTTGGCTAAGgaatctaaaaattattctaaatTTGAAAAAGATAGCATATGTTGTGACGCCCCGAGACCGCGGCGTCGTTGACATCCGACATTGTTAATcaattacttgaaaacaattaagcctcGTATCGAAATGCCAaataaccagtctttttcataactAAAACATTATCTTTACATTGACAATAGAAtaaaaatacatcagagttgcGGAAATAGAAACTAAACAAAAGGAAAATAAAATCTTGATTCATGAATCTTGCTCATCGACTACCATCTCCAGAAAGCTTCTTGTTCCTCCTCATTCAGTTGctcttcatttttatctgatctttataaggggtgagtgttttgggaaacactctgcaagtgggggtcgatcgatttccaaagatacatatagaacttaattttctcaaaacatatttttaacaaaCTTTCAACACTTATTAATTTTAACTTATCATAACATAACCGAATCCAAAATGAGACAAAGGCTATCAGACGAATCAGAGCTGTTCAGAagcaaatcataacaattcaaaGCAATTCAGAAAAATTCAGaacagaacactgttactcatctcatttcaatgatcaaattgtccccaatatatTAGTCCtttaaggggtgaggccagaacacggttttatacccaccaatgggggccagacagaacatggttttatacccaccaatgggggccagacagaactaCAATTCTCGTTCTATTTCAAATCGAGTTGTAACAGTGCGTAACAGAATTCAGATTTATCGAACATAACTTATCAGAACTTCGAACGAATACAGCGGAATCAAAGAATATCGAAGACTAGAAAGAAACACAATATTCATCGATTGAAATTTTAAAGATAAGAATATGCTGACTTTCGAAAATAAGAACATACATATCGTACGTCACGATATTttattcatttaataaaatacaacgAATTATATAACAGAAACCCACTCACATTCTTGAAATTACGGTATATAACATGCAGAGCTTGTTCGAACGAAACTTGTTGAATTTTGGTCGAATAATGACCGAACCCGGATAGAATCTTCACGTTAATGTAAAGAGCAATTCACAGCACTTGAAACGCCGGAACAATTTCTCCTTCTTCCTCCTTGCAAGCGATGACCGAGAAGTGATTTTGGAGGTGGGGGACCGAAATTTTGAGAGGATTTTGGGTGTGGTCTCACATTAAACTAaaacctctatttataggcctcTTAGGGTAAAGTGAATGGTCACTCCATTCAATGCCATATATCTCACATTAAATGTCATTATTCATGGCCAATAACCTTCTCTTAATACACATATTCATGACCATTACTTTCACATTTAAAGCACCTATTCATGGTCATTAACCTCCTATTAATGACACCTATTCATGGTCATTAACCTCCTAttaattatcattatttttcttttaatatgaTAGTTTAATGGCTGATTTATTGTGGTTTAAATTAGTCATTAAAAATAGTGATAAATGGTCAATAATGAGGGGAAAATGATTATTCAAACTTTCAAGATTATGATTGCATGGGACAATAAAAATGTTGTGCCAAAATGAGCTGAAATTTCCTATGACATATACAGGTTTTTTCGTTGCAAGATTTCGGGtcttcacatccctccctccttattagaagtttcgtcctcgaaacttgattCAGCTCGACTGTTGAAGAGATGAGGATATTGTGTGCGTATCTTCTCTTCTAGTTCCCAGGTTGCTTCCCGTTTAGTATGATTCGACCACTGTATTTTGACATATGGAATGGTCCTGTGTCTCAACACTTGATCTTTTGTATTCACTATTCGATTAGAGACCTCTTCACATTTAAATTCTTCATTCAGATGTCCTTCAATCATTAGCGGTGCAACTTTGAGAACATGACTGGGGTCTGGGACGTATTTCCTCAGTTGTGAGATGTGGAAAACGTTTTGAATTCTggacatatccggtggtaacgCCAGTTGGTAGGCTAGAGTTCCCACTTTctccagtatctcgaatggtCCTACATATATTGGATTTAGCTTTCCAGACTTGCTGAATCGGACCACTCCCTTCATAGGGGATACTTTAACAAACGTCTTTTCGTCGATCTCAAACTCCAACGATCTCCTCTTTAAATCTGCCCAGCTcttttgtagaacccgtaaattggactgcgtataagaaaatttaaattaaaatgatttttattgcatgaatatttaaatttttttctttaaatttatttattttacgcagtagtttaattgttaccttttcagttaaataagtgaggccggaccggagttggagtattgagataaaatttaagaaaacattcttagaatttattttagttaaataatatggtaatttttatgtaaaagaaagtttaagaatttaattaattatttgaagaCAAGTAGTGgataaatttctttggtattttatttaatggttttaaagcattaaatgcatgtttatttcattaatttgtatttaaatattttatgcataattcatgcatggtagaattattttgggaattttaaaggttcatgcattaaagatttttaagtttcatttcgcgctcgaacgaggaacgaagacaggagaattttcaggaaaattatttttttatttcataatttatttttatttattaatataaggtgtttttaagcatatttttcaaaaacgggattttattgggtatttttactcgaaggattttaattttaacggtacgcaaatttatcgaatcgggagaaTTTTTTAGgcttcggctaatattttcaaaatctttccaacacgaaatatttttcggaatTGTGTTTGAATTTAATGGGTCTACTTTTAAACTTGTTAggcttaaatattttttaaactttaattaacAAATAAAGGGCCATTAGTTGAATTTTTAACCATTTAATTATTGTACAAGTGGTGACCCTATATCTATTATTCTTTAAACCAACCGACACCCTCTTCATTCCTCTTTATTCTCTCGGTTCCAACCATTTCCCCACCACCTTTCCTCTCTCGTTTCATTAATTAATCCATCAGCTAAGGTCTCGGATCTTGCTTGTCTTGAAATAAAGAATTTCTTCGGCTTTCGGCTCGATTCCCTCCCGCATTCTGCATCATTCAGGCACGCTACGTATTATTATTTCTGCATCTTACACGTCTTATGTATGCTATTTTGTGTTCATTTATTCAAGGATTTTTCCATCCAAACATGAGCATGAAGGGTTACCGATTTTACATGTGTTTCCTTGAATCCTTTAATTTTGCTCACGATTTTCTGAATATAAGTGCAAGGGGCCGCTGTTCTTGGTTgttttgttagagtagatgccctgcaagccaacggttggctagagattttattgactcagttgtaataaacaatctttattttaatataattcaactttttatggtcttgttatactttatttgtatacccatgcaaacagcatagataaagtccttgattatgctttaatacaaatgaatcgtaattcgatgttgaaattcatttgtaaacactgcatattctaaattcgttcctagtcgattctgtaaggcccgagaaattaatccggttaaactgaaaagatttggaaatgattattataatctatggttgataattaagatgattatagacggaacggatcagaccgggaAAGCCGAAAGAAGAAATCTCATTAAGTGGGAAGATTatgcttggcgcatatgcacgaagaaaatggcgcatatgcgcggaaggtccagaaggattggcgcatatgcgcgacttaaatggcgcatatgcgcgggtgggacagaatgtttggcgcatatgcacgagtaaagtggcgcatatgcgcgagatgcagAAAATGCCGGACAgcactaccggcgcatatgcgcggctttgtgcgcgcatatgcgcgcagcaTGCACCATGAAAAATCGCCACATGGTGTTTTGGAGGCAACGTGTAAGTATATGTGTATATAAAGAACAAGCAATTCTCCCTCTTTATCAAGAAGAAAGAACCGAGGGAAGAAAGCTCTTTTCGTGTGAGATTTGAGTGTAcgtaaaatccgtccgtctgttttgaaatccgagtacgacaccgtgttcctctcgactcgggctatacaaggacgtaagttttgttacgttttgagatgttttgaaaatatgatgttgctagaattcaATATGactcagatatggtgtttctgctaccgtagacattatagaattgaagtcagatttagaaatagactgtttatggaatttgtatgattttcagaaatgatttgatttagatttgatatcagaattgtgttattattgattcagagtgtacagatattgagttatagattgtactgaaatATATTATGAATTCTGTATgatattgtgatgttaagaaGGACGGGATTACAAGATTGTGTTATTATGCCGTTGAAatatcagttaaattagattgatcagattcagatatgatttagattatatcgagagattgttgatatgaatcagattgtattttgttcagatattgatcagattttgtactgagttgagtattgatcaaaaCATCTTGTgttttgagttacacattgatacagtgtatttatattgtcatgtcagatcggatatggacagactgaacttcgagacttcgtcttcgtcagacggggacgacaaaggtataattcatgtaatattcgggaagaaacaactcaatcgaaatcatccttgagttgcccaataaatcacatactatattcttgtttatgttttatccaattatgctttgtttacagatcatgttgcattgcattaagatgattatgcttgtttacagattgtgtattcatgcattaagataggaaagtctgcgagatcatccagacttctagatgttcggcgatatctcagcttaggggaagatcaccgccccttcgtagatgtggatacagatcaggccgaagtctaggaataagacgtacagcacctcgattggtagggtaggtgacagccagtgacgtcttattcaccacgggatccctagagttccagatcgagtcgagtctagacatgatatgattaggactgcatgcttatatggatgtggctcctagataatgggacccatcgttattgctttcagatgtgctagcatgttttatgatttagattgtttatatgcatgttatctgatttgaattgcatgcttaatctcatagattatgaaatatattgggtttctacatgacggcatgttttatgaattagtttatttatatacatgcttaccatgttttatactgggatttgttctcaccggagttatccggctgttgtcttgttttgtatgtgtgcatgacaacaggtggggcccctatgaaaatagaaaataacgCTGCTCGTCCTTCTTCAGGGGGCCGGACTGAAGACGTGAAGCTAGCAATCAAAGTGTTCCTGCGCACTCGGGATTGATCGACCAAAGATGTCGCACCTGGATATTCGAATGAGTATTCCGCAAacgggctggatcagggtcgagatgacgatcagagaagacgagttagcgtggtgattccggacttgtagcagacttgggttattacttgaatttagtaattgaaccttagacttaggttgtacagtattgtacttttctactgaactgtagttttatacagatatgtatattatgtagatgccattaccatCCGCACTTTattataaaaagaaaattttttagaccctgttttattaaaactgataattaaatccccaaagatgattaataagaagatgagtagcgtccgggtccccacagattcagccgcctaaaacggGGATAAAGGTTGCTTGAGCTCGAAACAAGCATCTGTGATGtcgtgtactgcgtttcttagtaagggcatagagatgtccaaacatacagatgggtagtcatatgatgattataccgaaaaaccctccctcggactttccaagtggttatcatttatcgagaggatgagtccgtggttatgattgtacaccattagttcttacgacccgggacaacactgaggctctatatgctagggttgtgctttgactcgtttaccggctccaggagagtcatcaggtggcgaggttgggtacagttgcgacacatataggagccagtgcattgtagtcggggattcaccgctcacctgcgggtgtggatatcctatgtgatctgatgtaataatagtgcatggaatctctggccagagtatgagatgtacgttggagaaggagttctccaatagtacacgcgatgccactattaaagttatcacattgttatcgaattaatatgcaaccctcgatgaaccaatggttgcagattcgatcgggatatatgagatgaagggaccgtactatacgttaatcataatcgactggttcttgcaggcactatcagtgatacctaggggatcatggggcgatgctactagacgctcttaccatgatccgatgggtccaatcagaaatgagttctgacattcttgatcaaggtgttgatggaaagaatggggctaacaaGGGTAAGCCTgaataaaagattatgtcctgaatcacaaagagttgtgaacccacggctagctgtatccctgaaccattgagggtcacacaagtactggattgtttgttcccgttgagagaataaattcaagaagttgaatttatattatatagtaaattcagggagttgaatttatgataattaaattttgagagaataaattcaagaagttgaatttatattatatagtaaattcaataagttgaatttatgataattaaattttgagaaaataaattcaaagagttgaatttataaaatttgagaatttaatttattaaactcaaaagttgagtttattaaatattaaattttggaggtgataaattcaaggagttgaatttataatttaaatattaaattcaaatgttgaatttataattaatttaatttattaaacttaaaagttgagtttattaaatattaaattacatATAATGAtaagtatgtttaatgggcttgtaggagcacaaatccaacatactaaataattaaagttcttaatggactttgattaattaattaaactagttggactagctcaattaattaataaagcctattaattttaattatggtaattaggtcatgtaaattttttttaaatatatatgagtgagtctcatgtgagaccgtctcacggatcataatctgtgagacggatcaaccctacccatattcacaataaaaagtaatactcttagcataaaaagtgatactttttcatgggtgacccaaataagagatccgtctcacaaataatacccgtgagaccgtctcacacaagtttttgccaatatatatatatatatatttatatatatatatatatatatatatatatatttgacctAAAATCATAGCCTCCACGATAAAAGGGAATCGAGATTGTCTTTGATATGGCATGAATTTAGAATctttaattaacttaattaatttgattaattaagtaaattaagGATTAGAAATTAAGATAAGGATTttgtttcttatttttgaaaaagacatCCGagagtttttaaaaataaaaaggagGTGCTGCCCTCGTCATTATGATCCCGTGGGCAAGAAGATAATTTTTGGCTCTCCCCAATTATCATATAAACTCTCGAAAATTCcttcaaaataaagaaaaatttggCTTGGATTATTGAGTTGAATTTTTCGTgttatatctctacgcaaaatatcttctaattttctagtgcGAATTAAAAGAGGAACAAGTAATccggtcgtggacctgattcgaaGATTAAAGAAGttcatcgaagaaagttcgtagggaatcatcaagagctagatccgTCATACCGGATCAGTTGGTGCCATGTGATTTATTCACAAAAGGTATAAATTTAAACGCCCTATGTTtaagttaaaatcatacgaacgtccaaacatattttgattgtcaaaataaaataaaatttttaaacttccgctgcgtttgggcgtgtagaaaaccgagatccaacagtggtatcaaaGCCAGGTTTCTCTAGatcgtatggttttgatattgaataatttttttttcctaaccacacaagaaaattttttagaaaattatggcaccatgaaaatttatttttcagattttcgaaaaaaaataaaataaaaaaaattcgtttCTGCCCGGAACTATTCCGGGCAGCCCGTGCGCGCAGGGCCGTGCACGGGGGCGCGCAGCGGCCGCGCGCGCTATGCGGGGCGTCCGCACAGCGCTCGGCGGCCGCGCTGGCGTGTGCtgtgcggagcgtccgcacaGCGCTCGGCGGCTGCGCTAGCGCGGCATGCGGAACGTCCGCACGGGCCGCGTGCACCTGTGCGCCCAGCGCGCACAGGGGCTGCcgccactgcccgaaacgttcggacAGCGTGCGGGCAGCgcgggcggctgcccgggagcgtctcgggaagcgcgctgaataatgggcttgaatttTTTGGGCCTGgggtgcgattttctgatttttcaaatttttgggtaaaattgatatttttgaaaattagttcaatttttattttggaaattagtttttggaaaattaataattttcttgtgaaataaataattagaatatgattttaattatttatgataaaaatgagtttttacaagaaatcaattattattgatttaattggaaattaaataaaggagtttatttaatttattaaatcttttaataattgtggtggttagtgataaaattattagatatatgatttatcaattaaataaattttttaattaaattgatgttaatattctatattaaatgtatgaaggatgatcgagagccttgaccaatgtgttaggtgtatgttaggatattttacagttttattcatttttaatatttgatattattaaagtgggccttgTTTATGtctcgttcccaccccatgagatgtatctcttatgtgccatggctatttaaatgtaattattagaaatagtgggagatcaagactggaagatggtgggcctgatgaacgagatgaagacgtgtaaaatattggaagctcttgtaatagttgcatttgcatccctgcattcacctagatttggacctggatccatgtatggctcacatggatctaatagtgttggcgatcgatcatccttatttattgttgaatgtcataatacgatatatgcgatatatagtagtatgcatgtatgtatattattagataatatagttgcatgaatccggcaaacatacaaattcATGACacacaatttttaaaataaaatgatgagataattttaaaattaaaatccctcattttgaatatgattcaaaatttatatcaaaccgaaaaagtaaaaattaaaagagtttaatttttctttgccttccatcaaccgtggttgcatgttgatcgctacccgcggacagtgtctggctcatattattggggaggcctgtacgccggaaagctgtgacttccaccggacatatgatgtgaattgagtagaactcccatgacttcggctcatattattgggggaactcatggcgaccgtctgctacaattcaatattgatgggttggtttgacacgcgaaaataaacgacgtcatattattgggtccttattaaacgtgaggcaaaacacgcggaggttgcatagggatgcaattggactctaccttttagaaattataattggctgatattattcgggattataattggctaattggactctacgtgcctactaaggaaatacgatttcccttttttcatgagagggtggtggaaatttCAAAATAGCaggagggtaatttataaaataaaatccatattttatatcttaatattattttaaaataatcagcaactattattctgtttccgtatcagtatatttttgaTTTCGTCACGCAACAAATTctattattaacaagctaatcgaatataattttcaagactggttgggaaaattgttcggaattcagagaaaatgtcatacacactaatgtcagtcctgttgaactgacaaagcatgcaagatggtaggaccatagtatgcaagctaaagtataacatgctcgcttttacgtcaaatgaactgtaaggacagtttgaggaaattttgaatgctgctgacattcgaatgcacgtgcaagagttgcatggcgcatgaaactatgcacaccagtttcaaggagctcatgactacacgcatgcaagacagggctttggcccatgagcatggtgtacatATGACTGGGCTTATTAAGAATGTGatgggcctggaatatgtgattcctaacgagttactagataacatcaatttgttgtctttctcttcctcatttgacagggttatggtgaattgaataagatagatgatagccttgaagagttattcaatacgcttataacttatgatatcaccataaaacatgaaattttgttttttcttaTGGGCCTCTCGTCAGATGAAAAATGtcccacaaggtaagggaaagaaatgttctgcccctcacaagaaaaacaaacccaataagaggcaaactctgaaggacacttaaaaggcctacaaagcccgataagtcagaacatatttatttcactataagaagtccggacataagaaattatatgtgccagaaatgttctggaaatgataattgaatgtccaagtaaacatgatttcaacaaaaaccaaaagaaagttagatgatccaaatcccacacaaatatggcacgctagactaggtaatatttcccaaagaaggatgcacaagctagtgggagaaggcatgtttgacttgtcagacataaattctctacatgcttgtaagtcctgtctaaaaggaaaaatgactaagactccattcaatggaaacgtggaacgtgcacatggtctactggatttgatccacacagacgtttggggcccgctaagtgttagcacaaaatatgggcaatcctacttcattacctttactgatgaccattcgaggtatgggtgtgTTTGtttgataaaacacaaatctgaagcatttgaaaagttcaaagaattcagatttgaagtagaaaatcaacaagaaagaagtattaaggcacttcgatctgatcgaggtggagaatacttaagtgctgaatttttgggttatctaaaagagaatgggattctgtCACAGTGACTCCACCAGCAAcgccacaattgaatggtgtttctgaacgtctaaatcgaactttgatggacatggttcgatctgcGATGGGATTCACTggattgcctacatcgttttggggctttgcgcttgaaactgtggcaatgttgttgaataatgtccacactaaagcagtagataaaacaccatatgagatatggatgggaaaaactctaAATTATTCTTACGAGAGAATATGGAGATGTCTTGCTTACGTGAAACAgatagtgggagacaaattggatagtagatccactttgtgctactttgtaggatatccaaggaattctgttggatattatttctatcatcccaa from the Primulina eburnea isolate SZY01 chromosome 3, ASM2296580v1, whole genome shotgun sequence genome contains:
- the LOC140827237 gene encoding uncharacterized protein, translated to MKRERKGGGEMVGTERIKRNEEGSNLRVLQKSWADLKRRSLEFEIDEKTFVKVSPMKGVVRFSKSGKLNPIYVGPFEILEKVGTLAYQLALPPDMSRIQNVFHISQLRKYVPDPSHVLKVAPLMIEGHLNEEFKCEEVSNRIVNTKDQVLRHRTIPYVKIQWSNHTKREATWELEEKIRTQYPHLFNSRAESSFEDETSNKEGGM